A region from the Silene latifolia isolate original U9 population chromosome 7, ASM4854445v1, whole genome shotgun sequence genome encodes:
- the LOC141589882 gene encoding uncharacterized protein LOC141589882 encodes MSDVTPELKYWSSAISCFVLGANPPSQVLGGFVRRIWKDLSISTVAFQPNGVCLIRFKNKEDKQRALQSEPLFFDNKPFIVKDLTPGMKFSKDKPASVPVWIRLHDLDIKYWGLALPKIAGLVGKPLHCDQATKDREYLGFARYLVEVKIGDPLPDFVDFIDENDVCQKQAIYYEWKPVICTVCHGIGHETGLCKKKPVAQQPKKVQQVWKPRAVVPAKTAQPLSPIAEIE; translated from the coding sequence ATGTCAGACGTTACCCCTGAGTTGAAATACTGGTCGTCTGCGATTTCTTGCTTTGTCCTTGGTGCTAATCCCCCGAGTCAAGTTTTAGGAGGGTTTGTTAGGCGTATTTGGAAGGATTTATCTATCTCCACTGTCGCCTTCCAACCAAATGGTGTGTGTTTGATTCGCTTTAAGAACAAGGAGGATAAACAGCGTGCTCTCCAATCTGAACCCCTTTTCTTTGATAATAAGCCCTTTATTGTCAAGGATTTGACCCCTGGCATGAAATTTTCTAAGGATAAACCTGCTTCAGTACCTGTTTGGATTCGCCTTCATGATCTAGACATCAAGTATTGGGGCTTAGCCTTACCTAAGATTGCTGGTTTGGTGGGGAAACCTCTTCACTGTGATCAGGCCACTAAGGATAGGGAGTATCTAGGGTTTGCTAGATACTTGGTTGAAGTAAAAATTGGTGACCCCCTACCTGATTTTGTTGACTTCATTGATGAGAATGATGTCTGTCAAAAACAAGCAATTTATTATGAATGGAAACCGGTTATCTGTACTGTCTGTCATGGCATAGGGCATGAAACTGGATTGTGTAAGAAGAAACCAGTAGCTCAGCAGCCCAAAAAGGTGCAGCAGGTGTGGAAACCCAGAGCTGTTGTTCCTGCTAAAACTGCTCAACCTTTAAGTCCTATTGCAGAGATCGAATGA